The DNA segment CGTGCGCTGAGAACGCGCGGCGCGCCAGGACAGCGGCCGCCGTCCGGAGCCCTCGGGGGGTTCCGGACGGCGGCCGTTCGCCGTGCGGGGGCGGTCAGCTCGTGGGCACGCCGCTGGGCAGCTGCGGCATGTCGGGGATCTTCACGCTGCCGTCGCTGGACTTGGTGTACTTCTCGGTGGGGCCGTTCTTCCAGTCGACGGTGAGGGTCTTGCCGTCCGCGCCGGCCTTGAGGGTGCCCATGGTGCGGGTGGTGTCCCCGTCGGTGCACTTGAGCGCGGCCATGGTCATCCCGGCCATCTGCTGGACCTTGCCCAGACAGGCGGCCTTGTGCCCGTTGCTGAAGGCGACCGTGCCCTTGCTGATCACCAGGACCTGGGGGCTGCCGGCCGAGCCGCCCTTCCAGGCGCCCTCGACCGCACCGGCGTCCGCGGGCTTGTCGGGGGTCGCCGGCGCGTCCGGCGACTTGGTCGGCTTGCTGTCGTTGCCGCCGCCGGTGTCGCCGCCGCTTCCGCAACCGGTGAGCAGCATCGCGGCGATGGCGGCCGCCCCGGCGATCTGCGCTGCCTTGCGCACGTACGTCTCCTCCGTTGTGGGACAGGACCCGTGAGGCTAGCAGCGGCCCCGCACAGCCGTCCGAACCGTCGTCCGGATCGCCGCGGCCCCGGTACGGACTTGGTGCGGGGCTGTGACGCAGGGGGCGCCGGGGGCGACGGGCGGCGGCCCGGTCACACCGCGGGCAGGATGCGGCCGGTGACCTCGCCCAGGCCGATCCGGGCGCCGTCCGGGCCGGGCGCCCAGGCGGTGAGGGTGACCTCGTCGCCGTCCTGGAGGTAGGGGCCCTTGCCCTGGGTGAGCTCCAGCAGGCAGCCGAGCTGGTCGGGGTCGGGCCCGGAGACCGTGCCGGAGGCGAACAGGTCGCCGGTGCGCAGCGAGGCGCCGTTGACGGTCATATGGGCGAGCTGCTGGGCGGCCGTCCAGTACATCGCGGAGAACGGCGGCCGGGAGACCGTCTCGCCGTTGATGCGCACCTCGATGCGCAGGTCGATGCCGCCCGGCTCGGCGTCCGTGTCGTCGAGGTAGGGCAGCAGCGGGACGTCCCGGGCGGGCGGCGCGGTCCGGGCCGCGTCGAGGGCGTCGAGCGGGGTGATCCAGGCGGAGACGGAGGTGGCGAAGGACTTGCCCAGGAACGGGCCGAGCGGCACGTACTCCCAGGCCTGGATGTCGCGCGCGGACCAGTCGTTGAGGAGGCAGACGCCGAAGACGTGGTCGCGGAAGGCCGCCTGCGGGACGGGCCGGTGCAGCGTGGAGGGCGTACCGACGACGAAGCCGACCTCGGCCTCGATGTCGAGGCGGAGCGAGGGGCCGAAGGCCGGCGCCTCGTCCGCGGGGGCCTTGCGCTGGCCCTGCGGCCGGACGACCGGGGTGCCGCTGGCGACGACGGTGCCCGCCCGGCCGTGGTAGCCGATCGGCAGGTGCTTCCAGTTGGGGGTCAGCGCCGCGGCGTCCGGGCGGAAGATCCGGCCGACGTTGGTGGCGTGGTGCTCGCTGGCGTAGAAGTCGACGTAGTCGGCGACCTCGAAGGGGAGGTGCAGCGTGACCTCGGCGAGCGGATGGAACAGCGGTGCCACCTCGTCGCGGTGCGCCGGGTCGGTGACGGCGGTGCGCACGGCCGCCCGGATCTGCTGCCAGACGGGACGGCCGGCGGCCAGCAGCGGGTTGAGGGTCGGGGCCGCGAGCAGTTCGGCGTGCGGGTGGATGGCGGCGGGCAGCGCGCTCGGCAGTGCGCTCAGATCGAGGACCCGGTCGCCGTAGCGGACGCCGAGGCGGCGCCGGTCGGGCGCGTCGGCGGTGCTGAAGACGCCGTAGGGCAGGTTGTGCGGGCCGAAGGGGTCGCCTTCTGCCAGGTCGAACGGGCTCTGCTCGGGCATGGACAGCTCCTCGCGTTCGTCGTCGCCGGTGGGCGGCCGGGCCGGCCGGGCCTGGTGACCCGCGGGCCGGCGGTGCCGTTGATCAGCGTACGGCCGGGCGGTGGCCGACGGGGCGGTCCTGGGGGCGCGAGGGCGCGGGGGCGTACGGATTTGGACGGCGGACGCGCCGCGCGATGCGCCCCCAAGCATCGGCAATGTCCTGAAAAGCCTTGCTGCACTGCGCAATTCGGGCCTAGCTTCCTTTCCTGGCACGGGCCCGGGGGTGGGACGTTCCGTAGGGGGGACACGTGGCTCGCAGTGGCACACGGCTCGCGGTCGACCGGAGCGTTCCGGCGCTGATCGTGAAGATCGGGGCGTACCCCCTGCACCACGGCGGTGTGGGGGCGATCCGCAGCCTGGGACGGCTCGGGGTGCCCATGTACGCCGTGACGGAGGACCGCTTCACACCGGCCGCCCTCTCGCGCTACCTCCGCGGCCGCTTCGTCTGGCCGACCACCGGGCGGGAGGCGCCGGACCGGCTGGTGACGGGGCTGCTGCGGATCGGCCGGCGGATCGGGCGCCCGACGCTGCTGCTCCCCACCGACGAGGAGGCGGCCGTGCTGATAGCCGAGCACGCCGAGGCGCTCGCCGGGTCGTTCCTCTTCCCCCGGGCCGCGCCCGGCCTGCCGCGGAGGCTGGCCAGCAAACAGGGGCTGCACGAACTGTGCGCGGCCCACGGGGTGCCCTCACCGGCCGCCGTCTTCCCCGGCTCGTACGCGGACATCGAGGCGTACGCCGGGCGGGCGCGCTTCCCGGTGGTGGCCAAGAACCGCGAGGCGTTCGTACGGCGCGAGCGGCCCGCCGTCACCGGCACCACCCGCATAGGAGGGCCGGCGCAGCTGCTGGACCTGGCCCGGGACTGGGGTCCGCGGCCGGGCGTGATCCTGCAGGAGTACCTGCCGCGGGAGCAGGCCGAGGACTGGATCGTGCACGCCTGCTTCGGCGCGGACCGTGCGCCGCTGGCGCTGTTCACCGGCGTCAAGGTGCGCTCCTGGCCGCCGCACGCCGGGATGACGGCCTGTGCGTACGTGGTCGACAACCCGGAACTCGCCAAAATGTCGGCGGAGTTCGTCCGCCGCATCGGCTTCACCGGCATCGCCGATCTGGACTGGCGGTTCGACCGCCGCGACGGCCGGTACAAGCTGCTGGATTTCAACCCCCGTATGGGGGCTCAGTTTCGGCTCTTCGAGAACGCGGCCGGCGTGGACGTCGTCCGCGCCCAGCACCTGGCGCTCACCGGGCGCACCGTCCCGGAGGCGCCGCAGCGGGCCGGGCGCCGCTTCGTCGTCGAGAACGTCGATCTGCCCGCCCTGCTCGCCTACCGGCGCGGCGGACCCCGCCCCCCGCACGCGCCGCGGCGCGCCCGCGGCACCGAGCTGGCGTGGTTCGCGGGCGACGACCCGCTGCCGTTCCTCACGATGCTGGCGCGGTCCGTCGGACCGGGCGCCCGACATCTGCGGCAACTGCGGCGGGCGGGCCGCCGGGCAGGTACCGAGGCACCACTCAGGCAAGGGGAGGGACCGAAGTGAGCACTCCGGTAGCGGTCATCGGGGCCGGCCCGTACGGCGTGTCGACGGCCGCGCACCTACGGGCGCGCGGCCTGCCGGTGCGGGTCTTCGGATCGCCGATGGCGAGCTGGCGCACGCAGATGCCCGCGGGCATGCTGCTCAAGTCGACGCCCGCGGCCTCCAGCATCGACGTCCCGCAGCCCGGCCACAGCCTCGGCGACTTCTGCGCCGGGACGGGGGAGGGGCCGTACGCCTCGGACTGGGACATCGTCCCCGTCGAGGTGTTCGTCCGGTACGGGCAGTGGGTGCAGCAGCGCACGGTCCCCGACCTGGAGCAGGTCAGAGTGGTCTCGGTCGACCGGCGCGACGGCGGCTTCGAGCTGAAGCTGGACAGCGGGGAGCAGGTCGGCGCGCGGGCCGTGGTCGTGGCCACCGGCCTGAGCGGGCTGGCGCAGCTGCCCCCGGAGCTGGCCGCCGCGATTCCGGACGGACCGTCCGCCACGGGTCCGGTCTCGCACAGCTCGCAGCACCACGACCTGTCCGCGCTGGCCGGCCGCTCGGTGGTCGTGATCGGCGCCGGGCAGTCGGCGCTGGAGAGCGCGGTGCTGCTCGCCGAGGCGGGCGCGGCGTCGGTCCGGGTCGTGGCGCGCCGCCAGGGCGCCGTGGGCTTCGGTACGCCGCCGGACCGCCAGCCCCGTCTGCGGCCGCCGTCGCCGTTCGGCAACGCCTGGTCGCTGCACGCGCTGACGTACTACGCCGGCGCCTTCCGGCGGCTGCCGGTGCCCGCCCGGCGCCACCTGGTGCGCCGGGTGCTCGGCCCGCTGGGCGCGTGGTGGCTGCGGGAGCGTTTCCACGGCCGGGTGCAGGTCACGCAGGGGCGGCGGATCGTACGGGCCACGGTCCGCGACGGCCGTCCCGTGCTGGCGCTGCGCGGGGCCGACGGGCAGGGCGGGGAACTCGCCGCCGACCATGTGCTGGCCGCGACGGGCTACCGCATGGACCTGGCGGCACTGGACTTCCTGGGCCAGGGGCTGCGCACCGAGATCGTGACGCGGGCCGGCGGGCCGCTGCTGGGCGCCGGCTTCGGCTCGTCCGTACCGGGGCTGTACTTCACGGGGTTGCCGGCGGCCGCCTCGTTCGGGCCGGTGATGCGCTTCGTGTGCGGCACGGAGTTCGCCTCACCGCGGCTGGCACGGGCGGTGGCCCGGACGTACGGGTGAGGCGGGCGGGGCGGGGGCGGCGGCGAGGGGCGCCGGCCCGGTCCCCGTCCCACGGGGGAAGTCGGCTTGGCCCGGGGTGAATTCGGCGGGGCGGTGGGGGCCGGGGGCGGGTTCGTGACGGGGCGGGGCCGGGCGGTGATGGCCAGGGCCGGGGGCTCGGCTCGGCCGTCGGCCGGGGCCGCGGGCGCTCGGGTCGGCGGATTGTGGTGTTCCGCTTCTTGCCCTGAGCTGTGCGGCCCCGCGCCGCACTGACGCCGTCTCCCTCCTGCCTCCTGCGCGCCGTACCCGCGCTGTTCTCCCCGCCCGGCGCCGGACCGCACGGCCCGCCCCACACGGCCCGCTCCGGGCCGCCCGCCTGCCCGGCAGCCCGGGCGGCACAGCCCTTGCCGGACCGGAACGCGGCCAGAAATACTCTTGTCGTTGCCGGGCTCCACGCCTCCGCGCCACACTCGCGTCAACAGGCGGTCCGGGACCTGTCGGCCGGGGTCGCTGTGCTTCCGGGTGGGTCGGGGGGCGGGCGCTCACGGTGATCGAACTGCGACCGGATACGCTGGCCAATGGTGGAGACAGCGACAGATCGACATTCAGTTTGATCGTCAGCAGACAGGAGTACCCCTCGTGACCGTCGTCGGGCCCTTCGGGCTGAGCGTGCGGGACCAGGCTCTTGAGGCCGATGTCCAGGCCGGGTTGGCGGCTGTCGAGGAGGGCCTGCTGGAGGCCACGAAGAGCGACGTGCCGTTCATCACCGAAGCCGCGCAGCACCTCGTGCGCGCGGGCGGCAAGCGGTTCCGGCCGCTGCTGGTGACGCTGGCCGCCCAGTTCGGCGACCCCTACAGCCCGGGTGTGGTGCCCTCCGCGGTCGTCGTGGAGCTGACGCACCTGGCGACGCTGTACCACGACGACGTGATGGACGAGGCCGATGTGCGCCGCGGCGTGGCCAGCGCCAACGCCCGCTGGGGCAACTCCGTCGCGGTGCTGACCGGCGACTTCCTGTTCGCCCGCGCCTCGCACATCCTGGCCGACCTCGGGCCGGAGGCGGTCCGGATCCAGGCCGAGGCGTTCGAACGCCTGGTGACCGGCCAGATCCTGGAGACCGCGGGCCCGCGCGACGGCCGCGACCCCATCGACCACTACCTGGACGTCCTCGCCGGCAAGACCGGTTCGCTGGTCGCCGTCGCCTGCCGGTTCGGCGCGATGATGTCGGGCGCCGAGGAGTCCACGGTCAACATCCTCACCCAGTACGGCGAGCGGCTGGGCACGGCCTTCCAGCTGGCCGACGACGTGCTGGACATCGCCAGCGATTCGCACGAATCGGGCAAGACGCCCGGTACCGACCTGCGCGAGGGCATTCCGACCCTGCCCGTGCTGCACCTGCGGGCCCGCGCCGAGAGCAGCGCCGGTACGCCCGAGGACCGCGCCCTGGTCGAGCTGCTGGCCGGCGACCTCACGGACGACGCCCGGCATGCCGAGGCGCTGGCCGGCCTGCGCGCCCACCCGGCGCTCGAACAGGCCCGCCGCGACACCGTGCGCTACGCGCAGGAGGCCCGCGCGATGCTGGCCCCGCTGCCGTCCTGCACCGCCAAGTCGGCCCTGGAGGGGCTCTGCGACGCGGTGGTGCACCGGGCGGGCTGAGGCCCGAGCACGCTGCGCCACCCCGCGTCCCCTACGTCCCCGCCGCGCATCCCCTAGGGAACGGTCCGACTCCGGAGGTACGGAGTCGGACCTGAGGTGACCATGTGTCATACCTCAGCAGTAGGAAGAGTTGCTCCCGCTGGTTGACGTTATCCGCCGGGCGATTTGGTGAGATGAGAACACCAGAGCGCGGCGGCGGGTCACAATGAGCCCCAGGGGGACGAGTGGACAGCGCAGCAGCCGCCGCATACGACGGAGGTAGGGCAGATGTCATGGAACGAACCGACTCAGGTCACCGGCGAATGGGACGAGGGGCACTCCCCGCGGCGCCGTAAGGCGGCGCGGTACGCCGTGCCGGTCGCGGTGGCGGGAGTTGCGGCGGCCACGATCGGGCTGGTCCCGGCGTTCGCCGGTTCCGGTTCTCCGGACCTGCCGAAGATCTCGGCGCAGGACCTGATAGCCAAGGTCGCCAAGTCGGATGTCCAGCAGCTCTCCGGCACGGTCCGGGTCACCACCGACCTCGGTCTGCCGTCCCTGCCGGGCGGCGCGGCGGGCGGCTTCGCCGGCGGCCAGGCCGGTGCCGGAGGGAAGGGCGGCGACGGCGCCTCCGCGGCGCCCCAGAGCAAGCTGATGGAGCTGGCGTCCGGTTCCCACACGCTGCGCGTCGCGGCCGACGGCCCCGAGAAGCAGCGGGTGTCGATCGTCGACAAGGCCGCCGAGTACAGCCTGGTCCACAACGGCAACGAGCTCTGGGCCTACGACAGCGGCAGCAACACCGCCCTGCACAGCACCGACCTCGACGCCCAGAAGCACGGCTCCCGGCACGGCTCGGCCGAGGGCCTCCCCAAGGACCTGAAGAACGCCACCCCGCAGGACCTCGCCCAGCAGGCCCTGAAGGCGGCCGGCGACACCACCTCGGTCACCGTCGACGGCACCGCCAAGGTCGCCGGGCGGGACGCCTACCAGCTGCTGATCAAGCCCAAGCAGGCCGCCTCGACGGTCGGCTCGATCCGGGTCGCGGTGGACGCCGAGAACGGCGTGCCGCTGAAGTTCACCCTGACCCCCAAGAGCGGCGGCGCGGCCGCCGTCGACGTCGGCTACACGAACGTCGAGTTCGCCAAGCCCGCCGCGAGCACGTTCTCCTTCACCCCTCCCAAGGGCGCCAAGGTCGTCGACGGCGACAAGGTCGAGGCGCAGCGCAAGCACGGCAAGGACCTCCCGTCCGAGGGCGCGCGGGACTTCGCCAAGGACAAGGGCGGACCGAACGTCATCGGCAAGGGCTGGACGTCCATCGCCACGATCAAGGGTGAGGGCTCCGGCATGCCCTCCGGCAAGGAGCAGGGCGGCGCCGGCGGCGACGCGGCCACGTTCCTGGACAGCATCGGCGAGAAGGCGCACGGCTCCTTCGGATCCGGCCGGATCTTCAGCACCCGCCTGGTCAATGCCCTGATCACGGACAAGGGCACGGTCTACGTCGGCGCCGTCGACAAGCAGGCCCTGATCGACGCGGCCAACGCCGCCAAGTAACGGGCCTCGCCCGCACCCGGGACCGCCGCGCCACCCCTCCGCGGGTGGCGCGGCGCGGCCCGTGGGCCATCCGTACGACGTCGGGGGAGCCGATGCCACAGCCGCCCGCCCCGGGTCCCGAAGGCACCCGGCCGGCCGACGACGGACCGGCTCCCCGGCCGGCCGGGGACCTGGCGATCGAGACGCGGGGGCTGAGCAAGGGCTACCGCGGCGGCCGGCTCGCCGTCGACGGCCTCGATCTGGCCGTCCCGCGCGGCAGCGTCTTCGGCTTCCTCGGCCCCAACGGCTCCGGCAAGACCACCACCATCCGCATGCTGATGGGCCTGATCGAAGCGAGCGCCGGCAGCGCCCGGGTGCTCGGGCAGCCGATGCCCGCCGCGGGCCGCCGGGTGCTCCCCAGGGTCGGCGCCCTCATCGAGGGCCCGGCCCTCTACGGCTTCCTCAGCGGGCGGGACAACCTCCGGCGGTTCGACGCCGCCGACCCGTACGCCGACCCCCGTACCCGCACCGCACGGGTCGGGCGGGCGCTGGAGCGGGTCGGCCTGGCGGCCGCGGCAGGAAAGAAGGCCCGCGCCTACTCCCTCGGCATGAAGCAGCGCCTCGGTCTGGCCGCGGCCCTGCTCCAGCCCCGTGAGCTGCTGGTCCTCGACGAGCCGACCAACGGCCTGGACCCCCAGGGCATGCGGGAGATCCGGGCGCTGATCCGCGCCCTCGCGGCGGACGGCACCACCGTCTTCCTCTCCTCCCACCTCCTCGACGAGATCGGACAGGTCTGCACCCACGCCGCGGTGATGGCCCGCGGCCGGCTGGTCACCCAGGGCACGGTCGCCGACCTCTTCGCCACGGTCCTCGACGCGCGCGGCCACGGCCGGCTGACGGTGACCACCCCCGACACCGCCGACACGGTCCGGGTCCTGAAGGAGCACGGCCTGACCGGCCTGCAGGCCGCCGACGGCCGGGTGACGGGCGAACTCCCGCACCCGGACGCGGCGATGGGCGCACCGGGCGGCGGCACCCCGCCGGATCTCGCGGACCTCAACGCCGCGCTGGTGCACGCCGGTGTGCGGGTCCGCGGCTTCGGCACCGAGCGCGCGTCCCTGGAGGACATCTTCGTGCGACTGACCGGGGAGGGCTTCGATGTCGCAGGCTGAGGCGGCGCCGCGCACGCCCCGACCGCTGTGGTCGCTGGGCCTGCTGCGCAGCGAGATCACGATGACGTTCCGGCGCTGGCGCACCCTCGCGCTGCTGGCGGTGCTCGCGGGCGTACCCGTCCTGGTCGGCGTCGCCGTCAAGACCGAGACGGGCGACGGCGGCGGTGGCCCGGGGGGACCGGCGTTCCTCTCCCAGGTCACCCACAACGGGCTCTTCCTCGTCTTCACCTCGCTCGCGGTGACGCTGCCGTTCTTCCTGCCGATGTCCGTGGGAGTGATCGCGGGCGACTCCCTCGCCGGCGAGGCGCACGCCGGGACGCTGCGCTACCTCCTGGTGGCCCCCGCGGGCCGCACCCGCCTCCTGCTGGTCAAATACGCCACGACCCTGACGTTCTGCCTGGTGGGCACCCTGGTCGTGGCGCTCTCCGCCCTGGTGACCGGCGCCCTGCTCTTCCCCGTGGGCGAGGTCACCCTGCTCTCGGGCACCTCCGTCCCCTTCGCCGAGGGACTGCTGCGGGCGCTGGCCGTCGCGGTCGCGGTGGCGCTGTCCCTCGTCGGGGTGGCCGCCGTCGGCCTTTTCGTCTCCGCGCTCACCACCAGCGGCATCGCGGCCATGGCGACCACGGTCGGCCTGCTGATCACCGTGCAGATCCTGGACGCCCTCCCGCAGTTGCACGCCCTCCAGCCCTACCTGTTCCCGCACTACTGGCTGTCGTTCGCGGACCTGCTCCGTGACCCCGTCTACTGGGACCAGTTGCAGAAGAACGCCGGCCTGCAGGCGCTGTACGCCCTCGTCTTCGGCTCGGCGGCCTGGGCACGCTTCACGACCAGGGACGTCACCGCGTGAGACGGGGCGCCGTGGAGCCGGCGGGGGAGGGGCCCGAGGGCCGCGGTGTCACTGCGTGGAGCGGGGAGGCCGCGAGGTCTCGGCCGGTGCGTCGGTGAGCGGCGCCGCCGCGGGCGCCGTTGCCGCCGGGGCCGCCCGGTCCGCGTCCGCCGCCTGTACGGCTACCGCCGCTCCCGCCTCGCCCGCCTGGGCCGCGGCGGCGGCCAGTGCCGCCCGTCCGCGCCGGGCGGTCCGCAGCGCGTCCCAGGTCAGTACGGTCAGGGCCGCCCACACCAGGGCGAACCCGGCCCAGCGCTCCGCCGGCATCCGCTCGTGGAAGACAGTGAGCCCCAGCACGAACTGGAAGCTCGGCGCCAGATACTGCAGCATCCCGATCATCGTCAGCGGCAGCCGCATGGCCGAGGCGCCGAAGCAGATCAGCGGCACCGCCGTCGCGACACCGCAGCCCGACAGCAGCAGCGCCTGGCCCACCCCGTCGCTGGTGAAGCTGCACTCGCCGCGCAGCGCGAGGAACACCAGGAACCCCAACGCGGGCAGCGCCTGCAGGGCCGTCTCGGCGCTGAAGCCCTCGATCCCGTCGAGCTTGACGCTCTTCTTGACCAGCCCGTACGTCGCGAACGAGAAGGCCAGCACGAGCGCGATCCAGGGCACCTTGCCGTAGGCGGCGGTCATCACGACCACGGCCAGGACGCCGATCCCCACGGCGACCCACTGCAGCGGCCGCAGCCGCTCGCGCAGGAACAGCACGCCGAAGGCGATGCTGACCAGCGGGTTGATGAAGTAGCCGAGCGAGGCTTCCAGGACGTGCCCGGCGTTGACGGCCCAGATGTACAGGAACCAGTTCGTCGAGATGACCACGGCGCAGATCAGGATCAGCCCGAGCCTCCTGGGCTGCCGCAGCAACGGGCGGATCCACGACCAGCGGCGCAGCGCGGCCAGGATGACGACGGCGACGGGCAGCGACCACGCCATGCGATGGGCCAGGATCTCGGACGCGGAGGCGGCGCCCAGCAGATGCCAGTAGAGCGGCAGCAGGCCCCACATGGTGTAGGCGGCGATGCCGTAGGCGAGACCGACACGCTGATCGCTTCGAGGCTGCAAGGGGGACCTCCTGAGAACGCTTCGCCGCCTTGAGTGAAAGTAACGTCGCCGGGCCCTTCTGTCATGCCTGTTTCGCCATACGGTCATGACATCCCGGTGAAGGATGGTGAAGGGCCGCACGCGCGGACCGGATCGACCGGGGCGGGAGCGGGGGGGGGAGGAAGCGGGAACGGTGGGAGGAGGGGGCGCCAGGCCCCGGCGGCCCCCTCAGGCCGGCAGTTCCTTCAGCGCCTCCGTGATCGCCTCGGCGATCGGCGTGGTCGGGCGGCCGATCAGCCGGGACAGCTCGCCGGGCGTCGCGGCGAGCTCGCCCCGGGCGATCCCGGCGTCCGCCTCGGCGACCGCCCGCGCGCCCAGCGCCGACACCCCCGCCTCGGTCATCAGCGCCGCGTACCGCTCCTGCGGCAGGTCGCGGTAGGGGATCTCCCGGCCGGTCTGCCGGGACACCTCGGCCGCGTACTCGGCCATCGTCCAGGCGGTGTCGCCGCTCAGCTCGTACACCGTGTTCTCCCGGCCGCCGCCGGCGAGGACGACGGCGGCGGCCTCCGCGTAGTCCCGGCGCGCGGCGGTGGCCACCCGGCCCCCGCCGGCGCTGCCGACGACGGCGCCGGTCCGCAGGGCGCCGGCGAGCGCCCCGGTGTAGTTCTCGTGGGACCAGCCGTTGCGCAGCAGGCAGTACGGCACCCCGGAGGCGAGCAGCGCCTGCTCGGTCGCGAGGTGCTCCTCGGCGAGGGAGAACGTGGCGGACGGCCCGCCCAGCACGCTCGTGTACGCCAGCAGCGCGACGCCCGCCTCCCGTGCGGCGTCGATGACCGCGCGGTGCTGGTCGAGGCGCGCTCCGGCCTCGTTCCCGGAGATGAGCAGCACCCGGTCGCCGGCCCCGAACACGCCCTGGAGCGACTCGGGCCTGCGGTGGTCCGCGATCCTGACCTCGACGCCGCGGGCCGCGAGGCCGGCGGCCTTGGCCCGGTCCCGGGCGACCGCGACGATCTCGCCGGGTTCCACGCGCTTCAGCAGCTCCTCGACGACGAGCCGGCCGAGTGCCCCGGTGGCGCCGGTGACGACGATGCTCATGAGTGCCCCCTGTGAACGGTGCGCTGGCTGACGGGACCCGACTGTACGCCTGCCTTAAACAGTCGTCTATGACACTCGTATGAAACGCCGTCACACACGCGCCGCCCACACAAACGGGTGCCCCCGGAAGCGTCGTCAGACGCTCCCGGGGGCACCCGCGGGGCCGGGGCCGGGCCGGTCAGCCGACGACGGTCCAGGTGTCGTTGCCGGTCAGCAGGGCGGCGAGGTCGCCCTTGCCCTTCTGCTGGATGGCGTCGTCGAGCTGGTCGGACATCAGGGTGTCGTAGACCGGGCGGTCGACGTTGCGCAGGACCCCGATGGGGGTGTGGTGCAGCGTGTCGGGGTCGGCGAGCCGGGAGAGGGCGAACGCCGTGGTGGGAGACGGGTTGTGGGCG comes from the Streptomyces angustmyceticus genome and includes:
- a CDS encoding SDR family oxidoreductase yields the protein MSIVVTGATGALGRLVVEELLKRVEPGEIVAVARDRAKAAGLAARGVEVRIADHRRPESLQGVFGAGDRVLLISGNEAGARLDQHRAVIDAAREAGVALLAYTSVLGGPSATFSLAEEHLATEQALLASGVPYCLLRNGWSHENYTGALAGALRTGAVVGSAGGGRVATAARRDYAEAAAVVLAGGGRENTVYELSGDTAWTMAEYAAEVSRQTGREIPYRDLPQERYAALMTEAGVSALGARAVAEADAGIARGELAATPGELSRLIGRPTTPIAEAITEALKELPA